The DNA segment GGTGCGGTTCAACGATCGCACGCCACGGCGCCGCTCCAAAGCCGTTATGGCATGGCTCAGAGCTGAGGTGGTTACGCCCAGCTCCGTTGCCGCTCGGCGGAAGCTATGATGCCGGGCGGTCGCCAGAAAGTAGACGAAGTCAGCAAGGTCGCTACGGCTCAACTGCATGCCGAATTGTAGCACTATGTTGAGCGCAGTTCATCAGTTCGTTGCACGCGGCGACGCTAATCGCAGCCGGGAGGAGTGTCTAAGTTGGCAGCACCACGCTCGCTGTAGCCGCGGGCGCCATCAGGACGGATATAATGCTGAAGCTCGCGACTCTGTGCGCTGCCTCGTTGGTCACTACGAGCGCTGCCTCCGCTAAGGAAGGAACGACATTGGATATCACTCGCAAGGCCGACATGAAGACGGTCGATGGGCCGGCCGACTACTTCACCGGCAAGGTCACGATCACCGGACAGTTCGAGCGGCCCGTTCCGTCGCGTGTCAGCGGCGCCATCGTCCACTTCGAGCCGGGCGCCCGGACGGCCTGGCACTCGCACCCGGCTGGCCAGACGCTTATCGTGACAGAGGGCGTGGGTTGGACCCAGATCGCGGGCGGTCCCAAGCTCGAGTTCCACGCCGGCGACATCCTCTGGTGTCCGGCCGAGCACAAGCATTGGCACGGCGCCACGCCGCATGAGGCAATGACGCACATCGCCATCCAAGAGGCGGTCAACGGTACGCCGGTGACCTGGATGGAGAAGGTCAGCGACGAGGAGTACCTCGCGCCGGTGACAAAGGACTGAGCCGTGCCGCACGTGATCGTGAAGCTATGGCCGGGCAAGAGCGAGGCGCAGAAGCGCGACTTGTCAGCCGCCATCGTTGAGCAGGTTACCCGCATTCTCGACTACGGCGAGGATGCCGTGTCCGTCGGCTTTGACGAAGTCGCCCCGAGTGAATGGTCGGCTCGCGTCTACGAGCCGGCCGTGCAGGGCAAGTGGGGCACGCTTTACAAGCGGCCCGGCTACGGTCCGGCAGCAACAACCGCCAGCTAAGAGGAAAGCGCCATGATTTTACAAGATACGTTCACACTGGCAAACGGCGTGACCATTCCCAAGCTGGGCATCGGCACCTGGCGGATTCCTGACGCTGAAGTGACCAAGGTCGTTCGAGATGCGCTCGACGCCGGATATCGGCACATCGATACCGCTCAGGCTTATGCGAACGAGCACGGCGTCGGCGGGGGTTTGCGCTCCAGTGGCGTCGATCGGGGCGCGGTTTTCATCACCACAAAGCTGGCTGCCGAGTCCAAGACCTATGCCGATGCGACAAGCCGGATCGATGGTTCGCTGCAGGCGCTCGGGTTGGATCACATCGATCTGATGCTGATCCATAGCCCCCAACCCTGGGACCAGTTCCGAGAGGGAGAGCACTTCTTGGAAGGCAATCTCGAAGCGTGGCGAGCTCTCGAAGAGGCGCACCGTGCCGGCAAGATTCGAGCCATCGGCGTCTCCAACTTCGAGCGCGCCGATCTCGACAATCTGCTCGACAACGGCAGCCTCGCGCCGATGGTCAACCAGGTGCTTGCCCACGTCGGCAACACGCCGTTCGACCTGATCGACTACTCGCGGTCGAAGGGGATCCTGGTCGAAGCTTACTCGCCTGTCGCTCATGGCGCGGCCCTGAACAACGCCCATCTTGCCACGATGGCCGCCCGGTACGGCGTCAGCATTGCGCAGTTGTGCATCCGCTATTGCCTGCAACTCGAGCTGTTGCCGCTGCCCAAGACGAGCAATCCAGCGCACATGCGCGACAACGCCGCTGTGGAGTTCACGATCTCCGACGCCGACATGGCAGCGCTGAAAGGCGCGGCTGACAACACCGACTATGGTGAGGCGAGTGCCTTCCCAGTGTTTGGCAAGAAGCGCCAGGCAGAGCGAGCAGGGCAGGTCGACTGAGCGTGACCAACATGACCGCACCGCTTGCCAATCGCGTCGTCGAACGCGACCGTGCGCCCGCGTGGGGTGCGGTCTATGCATTGTCGCTCTGCACCTTCACGCTGATCGCTTCGGAGTTCATGCCGATCAGCCTGCTGAGCCCCATTGCACATACGCTTAGCCTCACTGAAGGTCAGGCCGGTCAGGCGATCTCGATTTCGGGCGTGTTCGCGGTGCTGACAAGCCTGTCGATCAGCTCGCTGATCGGCAGCCTCGACCGGCGCTACGTTCTGCTCGCTCTGGCTGCGCTGCTGATCGTGTCGGGCTCGGTGGTTGCGTTGGCGCCCAGCTACGTCGTCCTGATGATCGGCCGCGCGTTCCTCGGCATTGCCATAGGTGGCTTTTGGTCGATGTCTGCTGCCACCGTGATGCGTTTGGTGCCGGAAGAGGCGGTCCCACGAGGACTGGCGATCCTCAACGGCGGCGCAACCGTCGCGACCACTGTTGCCGCTCCGCTCGGGAGCCTGATGGGAGGGTTGATCGGTTGGCGCGGTGCCTTCTTCTGCGTTGTTCCCGTCGCGCTTGCCGCGGTCCTTTGGCAGGCATGGTCATTGCCGCGCCTCTCAGTCTCTCCACGCGAAGAAGGCGGCAGCATGATGGTCCTGCTGCGCCGTCCCGCTGTGCTAGTTGGACTGCTAGCCGTCGCACTCTTCTTCATGGGCCAGTTTGCGCTCTACACCTACCTGCGCCCGTTTCTGGAGCAGGTGACCCATGTGGGCATCGGCGGACTCTCCACGGTGCTGCTCGTCATCGGCATCGCTGCATTGTCGGCAACGCCGTCGTTGGCCGTCTCGTGCAGCGCAGCATGACGGGTGTACTTGTCGTCGCCCCGGCGATCATGGCAGCGGTTGCAGTCCTGCTTGCGCGCTTTGGCACCTCTATCAAAGTGGCTGCAGGCCTGCTGGCGGTGTGGGGCTTCGCCAGCTCCGCCGCAGTGGCATGGTGGACTTGGGTGACTAGAGTTGCACCACAGGATGCCGAGGCGGGTGGCGGGTTGATGGTAGCGGTGATCCAGCTGGCCATCACGCTGGGCGCGACGATCGGAGGCCTGATCTTCGATGCGACCGGTCCTGCACCGGAATTTGGAGCCAGCGCAGCGATCCTGGTGACGGCGACCATAGTGGCGATCTTTTCCGGATCTATGCTGACGCGTGGACATCGGTGCATGCCGGCGTGACACGGCGCGCTACGCTGGTGGTCGACGCGCCACTAACAGCGGACCTCCTCTTTCCTCCTGATCACTGCGCGCCTTACGCTCGGTCACTCGTAGCCGACATGAACATGGTGTAATCGCTGGGAGCGGTCCACCACTGCGCGATCGGTGCTGAGGCAGGTGGTTGTTCCCCGGT comes from the Novosphingobium sp. 9U genome and includes:
- a CDS encoding cupin domain-containing protein; this translates as MDITRKADMKTVDGPADYFTGKVTITGQFERPVPSRVSGAIVHFEPGARTAWHSHPAGQTLIVTEGVGWTQIAGGPKLEFHAGDILWCPAEHKHWHGATPHEAMTHIAIQEAVNGTPVTWMEKVSDEEYLAPVTKD
- a CDS encoding tautomerase family protein yields the protein MPHVIVKLWPGKSEAQKRDLSAAIVEQVTRILDYGEDAVSVGFDEVAPSEWSARVYEPAVQGKWGTLYKRPGYGPAATTAS
- a CDS encoding aldo/keto reductase; protein product: MILQDTFTLANGVTIPKLGIGTWRIPDAEVTKVVRDALDAGYRHIDTAQAYANEHGVGGGLRSSGVDRGAVFITTKLAAESKTYADATSRIDGSLQALGLDHIDLMLIHSPQPWDQFREGEHFLEGNLEAWRALEEAHRAGKIRAIGVSNFERADLDNLLDNGSLAPMVNQVLAHVGNTPFDLIDYSRSKGILVEAYSPVAHGAALNNAHLATMAARYGVSIAQLCIRYCLQLELLPLPKTSNPAHMRDNAAVEFTISDADMAALKGAADNTDYGEASAFPVFGKKRQAERAGQVD
- a CDS encoding MFS transporter; translation: MPISLLSPIAHTLSLTEGQAGQAISISGVFAVLTSLSISSLIGSLDRRYVLLALAALLIVSGSVVALAPSYVVLMIGRAFLGIAIGGFWSMSAATVMRLVPEEAVPRGLAILNGGATVATTVAAPLGSLMGGLIGWRGAFFCVVPVALAAVLWQAWSLPRLSVSPREEGGSMMVLLRRPAVLVGLLAVALFFMGQFALYTYLRPFLEQVTHVGIGGLSTVLLVIGIAALSATPSLAVSCSAA